CTTAATGCAATTCATCATGTATTTTCGTGTTTTCAGTTACCATTTTAGTTATTCATGATAAAAGGAGGGAATGTGAGAGAAAATACCATGACCCTTGTGTAGAATTTGTGTACTCAGATAAATCTGAATAACCTGGGACAGCACAGACTGTACTAGTTTAGATACATTACTTATCACCCTCGCCTCTGCACTCTGCTAAAACTAGCTAATCACAAGTAACTCTTTTTAACAATAGACAATGCTTTCACTCAGAAGCAGGGTGGAAGGTGTGGGCTACAAGGGGGGGAAGGCTAAACcaagattataaagaatgatGTAGTGAGGTAGCTTccctaatgaatataaactagCTGACCAAATAGCTGCAGGTTTTGAAAACATACCTGTAATAAGTGCTCTGATCCCTATCACTCCTAACAAAAATGTTGACCGCATTAACTACATCCACTATAATGTTCTCCGTTTGACTAATCTAACCCGTGATGCAATTGCCGGACTAGCTGAACAAATGGCTCCTACGTCACTGATGGTGATCCAAAATAGAATGGCATTAGATATGCTGCTGGCAGAGAAAGGCGGTGTATGCTCAATGTTCCAAGactcatgttgtattttcatccctAACAATACAGCGCCGGACGGGACTGTAACTAAGGCGCTAGAGGGGCTCCGGACGCTGTCTGAATCCATGCACGATGACTCAGGTATCAACAGCCCCATTAACGACTGGTTAGACCGTACCTTTGGGAAATGGAAGTCCATGGTGGTATCTCTATTCTCCTCAATccttgctgtgtgtgcatgcttagtATTATGCGGTTGTTGCTGTATTCCATGTATTCGCCACCTCACTGAGCGTGTGATTATTTCTGCTGTGCAACGAAAGCATCCGGATGCACCTCCTTCTTATCAGATGGCCATGTTCCAAGCGGAGAGACAGGGTCTCCTGGAAATGGTGGGGGATAGTGAAGATGTTGATCCTGAAGAGGTTGTGTGATgatgcttataattaatacatctgtacGTAATATTATATatgcttataataaatatatctgtatgtaacattatctgtaggtgaacttagttaagttcaaaagagggtctgttggatttattatgtacaaaagtgcttacaatgacctgcaataacctgactgttggatttgttgtgaaTGGAGTGATTGCGAGGAAAGGGAGGTAGCAGGTGCTGTTTTTCCTTTGCAAGgtcaagaagaggaaggagtcagaaggagataacgaagaagacatgcagcagaaacatcacgcACCATAagttcatgaatattaatattgtgtaaactatgaataggctggatcagggatagctcggggttcagacttcgcgaactgacccatgcactgtatgttgtcagggacacgttgattggatccagatatctgtgaactcttttattttacttatgcaacattgattgttcggaataaattgtattattatgctttaacccgtctgtttggaaaatctctttgtcacacaagattaaccagcacgtaactgggccttgacctctcggaggtagaaggccagttccttcacaGGTCTAGCCAGAGTGGAGGGTAGTCCAGTAGCAGTTTAGAGATTGTGATTTTTCTCTAGTATAattagtgatgtgttagtgacAGTAAGTCTCACAGACAGGAGTGTGCCTACCATTTAGCTGCCTTGTTCCTTATTCGGTTTCCCAGGTGTTCCTGCCTATCTGGTGCTGGCTGTGACGGGCCTGGCTCCAAATGAGGAGGCGTCTTTCAGTCATATAACGCTGCTCGGAGCCAACTAGGAGAGCCTCCAGCAGGTGAAGctgaactcctcctcctcttcatcatcatcatcctacTCTGTGGAGGAGCTGGTGGGGCGGTTGGACTCTGTTCCCAGAGTCCCCTTCTGTGTTCGACTAACAGGCCGAGACAGCAGAGGAAACAAGCTGGAGAGGGTTTCCGCAGAGATGGTTCAGCCAGCTCACGTTCAGATACAGGTAACGctagagagagatgagagactTTATTGTCAACCATCTATATGTAATGCAGTGTTTCCctatataaaacatgaaaacatataaatacaagtagtgtaaataaatgtaaagtagtGCAATTAACAACTATAACAGCAGTTTTTGGGTCCCTCAggatatttaaaggaacagtgtgtagaatttcagaggatcttttagcagaaatgtaatataaaatttataactatgttttcatgagtttataatcacctgaaactaacaattgttgtgttttcgttagcttagaatgagcccttcatatctacatagggagtgggtcctcttcagggagtctgccatgtttctacagtagcccagaacagacaaaccaaacactttcgcatttttacgttacctgaaggccaccgtagttcagccgtgacaaagcctcggtatttgacgcacTGGGAACGAGAACGGGCTGAacatggcctactgcaattttcaaatcgcaggagctgcaaaatgtgtgtcaaaaaatgtttaattttaaattaaatattgtgctgCAGACATGTCCAACAAAACACAAGCCagcggaggtggaggagagaggacactGGGGCAGTAAGGTGGAGTTTCTCCTGGCTGTGGCGGGAAATATTGTGGGCCTGGGCAACGTGTGGAGGTTTCCTTACCTCTGCTACAAAAATGGAGGGGGTAAGCAAATATGATGCTCACTACTTGTTACCCCGAATCTGTAGCACAGATGTGCATTGTTGTATACTTTGTAAATTCAGGTGCATTCCTGGTGCCATATCTGGTATTTGTGGTGACCTGTGGCGTACCCCTGTTCCTGCTGGAGACGACTGTAGGCCAGTACACCCAGGAGGGCGGCATCACCTGCTGGAGGAAGCTATGCCCACTGGCCGAAGGTATGCTCCATCTCTAAATGACTGATTAACTCCAGGAGTAGCTGGTAGCTTCATTATTGGCTCCTTTACCGTTGTGGGAAAGTTTCTTTCTCCATTTAAAGTAGTTCAATGTTCATTGTGGTAGTCACACAAAGGGTGAATGTGTGAGGCAGTAACACACTACCCACTCAGAAACTGAATGGAGCAAACGCCATATTAAAGACACATTCTGGCGCCTGGGTTatctcagttggtagagcgggcgtccatgtattaaggcttggtcctgaccgcggcggcccgggttcgaatccggcctgtggccctttccgcatccactctctctctcccccctttcaagactctatccactgtcctgtcataaaaatggaaaatgcccccaaaaaaataacttttaaaaaaaaaaagacacattctCACCACAGGGTAAACATTGACAAACTGCATTGCCTCAGTGACCCTGATTCCAatgaatttttttaatatttaaacaagGGCAGTAGGCTCTGTTCTCGGAGTAGGCCTCCGAGAACAGAGGTCAAGTTTTCATAATGTTTGTCTATAACAGAGAGTACCAAATGTGGCCCTGCAGGTATTGGCTATGGTGGGCAGCTGATCGTCTTCTACACCTGTATGACCTACATCATTATTCTGTCCTGGGCTCTGTTCTACCTGGTGTTCTCCTTCAGCTCACAGCTCCCCTGGGCCAGCTGCAACAACTACTGGAACACAGGTAATACTGATACTCTCACATGCATTAAGGTTGACTTGTAACAGACTACTAACATTTATGATGTAAGCCTGATGATATGATAGTAGATATCAACACGTCAGTGACTTTTACATCAATTAAAAGACCCTTCCAGTGATTTAGTTTTGCTCTTCCATAACGTTGGGGGACTTGTGAGAGACAGATTTAAAgatgagatatcctgacttttaccCCTTAAAGGTAGAGTTGGttatgttgagaaactagcaagagtacgctagatttaaaaaattatccaaccaaaaaaccgAGCCCAGCGTTTCcgactcttttccaatgaaagtagctggcAGCATAAACTGCTAACTAGCTtcaaagtccctaaatctagagagaaagtcactgACAGTCCATCCCTTCAGGCAGGTCTCCCTCCAAAgtcactcccccaaaattatcattatgaacgtaaacatatcATCATGAACGTAAACAAAGAACATGGgcattgttagtactcacagctgtcaagcttgTGGAACATTCTGGGGACGCGCAATGATGCTCATTTCATGCGGTCCGAATTAAGGAAAAAAATCTTTTCAACTCCACACCAATAGCTTGTAATGCAGGCTGTTTGTTAAAAATGTTAAGTCTCAAAGCGAGATAACCCTGAAGATaaccacagaagacattatacatCTGCTTTGTGATTGTTAGTATCATTTACTTTCTCACTATCGTTTCAGATGACTGCGTGGACTTTTCAACGCAAAATAAAACCTCTGAATGGACCAACCAGACGAACACAACCTCTGCTGCCACAGAGTTCTGGGAGTAAGTCTGCATATAGATGAACAAACTAAGCCTCTATGGGTCTTTTAAATGTGCCAAAATGAGTCCTATTATTCCTTCTAGACGACGAGTGCTGGCTATCTCAGGGGGGATTGAGGAGATAGGCAGCATCAGGTGGGAGTTGCTGTTGTGCCTAATTACAGTGTGGATCATCTGCTACTTTTGCATCTGGAAAGGGGTCAGGTCTACAGGAAAGGTATTAAGCCCTAAAACGGTGTTAAAAAGTGTATACAGTGTATTTCTAAATGCCTTAAATtgatgtctttttttccagGTGGTGTATTTCACTGCTACCTTTCCCTATGCAATGTTGGTAATTCTTTTGATCCGTGGACTCTCTCTTCCTGGTGCTCTACAAGGAGTACAGTTTTATCTTCTGCCTGAACCCTCACGACTCAAAGACCCCCAGGTAGGAGCTTGATGATATACTGTAACAGTGTTGAGTTCATGGACAAATTTACTCACTGTTGCTTTGTTGGAGCAGGTTTGGTTGGAGGCTGGGACTCAGATCTTCTTCTCATACAGTTTGGGTGCGGGCACCTTAACTGTGCTCGGCAGCTACAACACCTACAACAACAACTGCTATAAGTAAGTATTAAATCAATGTGTGACTGAGATTGATGCTCTTGTAGCAGTTGTGTACTCTCTCTTTGCGTTGTGTTATTAATGATGTCCACACACCGTCACTTTTGGCTCCAACTCGCCATTTATTCTGATAATACAGAGATGATGTTAGATCTCCCACAGTCAGTCTCACAGCGGCAAAGCTTCTCAAAGATGCACGGAGACGGCACATGCAGACCGTTTACAAGTTATTTACATACAAGCtaacattaatacaaatataaaaatatacaacatgtacctgataatacagagatgatgttagatctcccacagtcagtctcacagcggcaaagcttctcaaagatgctaaaacaaaatgatatcaGTTGAAGTTGCTGTtgattagccagctagctttaACTAAGCTAGCAAAGTCACCGACAACGTGGCGTGTTCAACAAAGTACAATCAAAGAGGCAACTAATATCAACATTCAGCATTTTCTCTAGTACTTTGTAAGCTTAGCTCGACAtacaatttacagaaacacaatttTACCCATAAAAACAAGGCTTATGCTCTTTATATTTACGGAGCTAATTCAAAGTCAACCTACCACGGAGACGGCACATGCAGACTGTTGACGAGATGCGGGGTGCACCTGTCAAGTCTGCAGGGGCGCAGTAGAGGGCGCTAATGCTACGTACACACAAcggtctccatggcaacctcCATTATAATCAGATATCagagtaaataatatataaaatgaataataataattaaatattaaagtaaataatatataaaatgaataataattaaataataaagtaaataacacAATATTGAAACAGATGACATATAATACATTCATTCagtgtacatacatataaacatattaagACAGAGTTAGTAATGGCAAGTGTAATCATTAACTCCGCTACACTCTGACATCAACTTTTCTGACAGATGCACCAGAGGACAAGGACAACATGTTAAAGAAGTCCCATTATGCTCAtattcaggtgcatacttgtattttggttttctgctagaacatgtttacatgctttaatgttcaaaaaacaaattatttttctcatactggcctCTTTTCACCTCCTGCCCTCCCTCCCggaaagcccagtctgctctgattggtcatctGGCCCACTTTGTTGTGATTGGAACCAAACTCGTCGAACTCCGCTCgggctccgctctaactagctttgtttgagttgaggtcgtgccaaactagctgctaggcaggtattatgcaaatgtcttacttggtgacatcaccacgttacagaagaaaaggcaggacttcaatcaaggcgtttcagttagtttaggagcagtgtttctgtgagagagagtaactccctttcgCGTGGGctttgaaaaaaacacaatagcACAATAGTTCCTCTTTAACAACTACATGCTATGAATTCATAGAGTACGcgcatgttttttgtgttttgcagGGATTGTCTGTGGCTGTGTTTGCTAAACAGTGGTACCAGTGTGGTAGCTGGCTTTGCAGTCTTCTCTGTGCTGGGATTCATGGCTCATGAGCAGGGCGTTCCTATTGCAGAAGTGGCCGAGTCAGGTAAAGCAAGCCAGTGGAGGTATTCAGAAAGATGCAACCTCATCTTCCTGTACCCATATGTTACAGAGCATCACATCATTCTGGCACCGTGCTACAGcctacaatttttttttgttaaactaCAATTTCAATAATAAACCCTTAAGCTTAAAATGAtgatatttgacattttgtaaCCACATGACCGTCATTATACAGCATTCTAGATCAGAAACCGCAGGACTAAACTATCTAACTGTATATAAATTAGTTAAAActagtagggctgccccctcttagtcgattaatcaactaattgatttggtcttagtcgactaagatttctttagttgattagtcattttttatgatttttccatgctgaatgactcatttccaagaaacttatgagcacatctctggtaaacacaatatttaaagtaatctaataatatcaaatataatcagtcacaggggacattttacagcaggacttttacttgtaattgagtatttttacattattgtgttggcacttttacttaaagtaaaGCTCCTGACTACTTCTTCCAGCACTAGTCCACAATGGGTAAATATTTGCTGCCATCTTTAGGACAAGCATAGACATGACAAGCTCACTGACAGTTACTCAGCCAGTGTGTGCATGGGCTCATACAGTAACATTTGGTAAACACATTCATTGTCACTCATGTAGTTATGGTAAGCCCTAACTGTGCTCACATCTCTTCTCTTCCCTACCCAAATGTTTACAGTACAAACACAATCAGACTGGTTTCATATCAGTACAAACTACATTCCTTCAATCATCAGCAGACACTCAGATTCAAACTGATAAATCTCATATAAGGGTACATGTGTACATATCTATCAACAGACATCTATGctataacaatataatacacATTATTATAAGCAAGCACTTCTAgatataaaatattacaatcATGTTCACTCAGTGTTTTTTCACATATTCACCCTTTTTTGTTCCACATCGGGTAATATTATTAAAGAAATAAGAGAAACTGTACATGATCACGAGAATATAGCTGCCAATCTGGCCTTTTTGTTTTCAGGGACAAAGATTCTTGCCATTACAATCTGCATCCAGTTCTCTGCAAATGTAATTTTCTTGAGACACACGTTGAGAGATCTTCAGTACGGTGTTGTGCTTCGgtgtttctcctcttcctccttggtTAAACAACAAAGGCAGATAGTAGACGGTGACGAGTCATTGTTGTGTTCCAGGTCCAGGTTTGGCGTTCATCGCTTACCCTCAGGCTGTAGCCATGATGCCTCTTCCCCAACTGTGGTCCATCTGTTTCTTTGTCATGCTCATTCTCTTGGGTCTGGACACACAAGTAAGACGAACTCTTGATGAACTCTTTGCGgaagaacatattcacatttggaAATGTGCTTATTCTGTCTTTTCTCTGTACAGTTTGTTTCCATGGAGGTTATGATGACATCCATCACAGATATGTTTCCCAAAGTAATGCGCAGGGCAGGCCGGCGGGaatgtttcctcctcctcttctgcctCACATGCTTCTTCGCTCAGCTCGTCATGATCACTGAGGTCAGTATTTAgtcttatactgtatgtacatttattagttattaatccATTATGGCAATGTCTCGCTGccaaaatatgacatttttataacatGAATTTGTTTTATCCTTACGCTATAACAAGATGCTTTCAGCTTAAGCCATTTTAATTATTACAACATATAGTaagtttatatacagtattatgtgACAAAAGCAGCAGGAATAGGCTTCCATGCATCTGAGGTTGATGTATAAAGtaaaatgaatcaaataaaTGTCTTTGCTGTTGCCTCCAGGGAGGAATGTATGTGTTCCAGATGTTTGACTACTACGCTTGTAACGGAGGCtgcatcctcttcctctgtgtgtttgaaactcTGGCACTGGGATGGATATTTGGTAGGTATGCTGTTTTTAAAAGGGGCACTGTCTTCAGCAATTTCATATTGGACCTAAATAAAGGACCGATTTAAAAAGAAAGatcaaaatcaaagcagcagaggctgagatatcTTGACTTTTAGTCCCTCGAGTTCTACAAAGGCTGGATggtacatttcccataatgcatcaaaaccctgatgacatcattaggGTTATAttctcagacttgacaaagctcctcgGGGCTGAGTAatatcccaactcgtcacatacggccgctttgtcacgtcccgtagttaggtttaggagagaACTacgtggttgggcttaaaactactaagtttgtgcagtgaaaatgaaactgaatgttgtgaactcgggacacgaacagcggcctcttgaaagccatgtgtttgttggacccatccaccaccctgtgggtgtctttttgctcttaaaACTACGATGCCAAGGGGTCTGTACAAGCGTCGGTATGTGATGagctgggatgagaatgtgttgtttgacCTGTTCGTTTTATACTGATCATCCAACCTCATCTCCTATGAAAAGGGGCAGATCGGTTGTATGGCATCATTAAGGACATGACAGGTGTGCACGCCAACCCGTTCTTTAAAATCTGCTGGCTTTACCTCACACCGGCGATCTCACTGGTGAGTCACTTTCAATGTTGCATATAAGCAAAATGAACACAGCTTTGGTCCTCATGTACACCTGAATATGTTTTATGTCCTTTGGGTTTTTATGCTAGATTAAATTCTAATACTGAAATGTCCAGACAACTActgaatctctctctctattgttTTCTCAGGGCACTTTTATATGTTCTTTAGTTAAGTACCAACCTCTGACCTTTAATCGCTGGTATGTATACCCAGCCTGGGCGTACGTGTTGGGCTGGGTACTGGCCCTTTCCTCCATCCTGCTTGTACCGGGATGGGCGCTGTATAAACTGGGAACTGGGACTGGGAACCTCAGTCAGGTGGGacaactgtgaaattaattgtGATAATTAATTCCAAGAAATGACATGGTGTTGTATAATGAATACATTGAGTATGTGCCAATAACAAGCAAAAGAGCAATGTATGTCTGTAGTTAAACAGATTTTATCACCATACCCACTCTAAAACGCTTCAAGAACCCCGGATCAAGCTTCctataaaatgtccgaaaagaTTCTACAGATAAATTACATTTGACATCTACGAGTTGTAGTTtttaggattattattattattattatgaggatGTTGTAGTGAGGGTCTTTAAAAGTGTGAAATGTTTAGGTTTATTAATCCAAATATAGAGTAAATAACATTGATTTCGGGAGTACAAACTATATTCTGAAGGATCTAACTGCCAACAGCCAACACATACTATGCAACCACCTCAAAACAACGTGATAGAGTTATTGTTTTACATATTTGCTTCAAGTTATTGGTGATTATTTCTCTCAATTTCTTAGCGTGTTCATCATCTGTGCCGACCCGACCCTGACTGCTCACTGACTCAAAAGAGAGAAACTGAGCTGCAGCACATCGGAGGGGAAGATCTGCAACAGCTCACCACCAGCTGATATGAAAAGTCAAATGATCCTGAACTCTTTGTCAACTGCAATATGTGTACAACAACTAAGACTGGGTACTAAGCGGGCGGGTTACTGATTGTGATATTactttctctgcttctcttaAGTCTACCATCCAAAGGTCAAAGACAAGCAAGACATGTCTTATTTGTTTTAGCTTTATCATGCTGGTTTATCAGATTCCTATTTGAATCCAAATGTACACTAAAAACATGTATaatttagggctgcacgattatggccaaaatgataatcaccattattttttatcaatattgagatcacgattatttatcacgataattcattgattttagggacaaaatatgtttattgcactttccCATTTTAATAAAGATGTCGTGccacattcctgctaatgtaatctttgcatcaaaataagacttaaaaaaaGGCTCTTCACCTGGATTCAGTGCATTTACAGCCACAACATTCAGGAACGTTTTTCACAGGCTGCCACTGTAGGGTGCGCATGTAGCGACATGACAGCCcatcaaaagtgaagccaaaacatctctatcgcaaggtgttcctgagatacggtattgtgttcacgagaatgggacggacatcacggtgacctttgaccaccaaaatctaatcactTCATCCTTGATTCCAAGTGTATGAGAGGTGGAGgtaacaaaaatgaattgataaaaatcgAGGGGTTTCGTTTACAGCACACAATTTTTGTTTCCTCCACCCCTCAtaaaagtggacgtttgtgctgaAATTGGAATATATTCACCAAGGTGTTCTTGAGATATCACGTTCCCAAGAATTGGATGATTTGAGGTcagagtgaccttgaccttcgaccaccaaaatctaatcagttcatccttgagtccaagaggatatcgcgttcacaagaatgggccAGACGGCCGTACGgatggacaacctgaaaacgtaatgcctctggccacggctgtcgcaGACGCGGACGCTTAAAAACATGTTAGAcacatttgttattatttaactGCACTTAAactgagaaaagaaacaaatatttgtctttgATCTGCACCCCCAGGTGACAGCAGTGTAGATTTCCTGTATTATTTTGCCACGGTAACCAACGAGACACACCCaggtgttggatttattatgtacaaaagtgcttacaatgacctgcaataacctgactgttggatttgttgtgaaTGGAGTGATTGCGAGGAAAGGGAGGTAGCAGGTCCTGTTTTTCCTTTGCAAGgtcaagaagaggaaggagtcagaaggagataacgaagaagacatgcagcagaaacatcacgcACCATAagttcatgaatattaatattgtgtaaactatgaataggctggatcagggatagctcggggttcagacttcgcgaactgacccatgcactgtatgttgtcagggacacgttgattggatccagatatctgtaaactcttttattttacttatgcaacattgattgttcggaataaattgtattattatgctttaacccgtctgtttggaaaatctctttgtcacacaagattaaccagcacgtaactgggccttgacctctcggaggtagaaggccagttccttcacaGGTCTAGCCAGAGTGGAGGGTAGTCCAGTAGCAGTTTAGAGATTGTGATTTTTCTCTAGTATAattagtgatgtgttagtgacAGTAAGTCTCACAGACAGGAGTGTGCCTACCATTTAGCTGCCTTGTTCCTTATTCGGTTTCCCAGGTGTTCCTGCCTATCTGGTGCTGGCTGTGACGGGCCTGGCTCCAAATGAGGAGGCGTCTTTCAGTCATATAACGCTGCTCGGAGCCGACTAGGAGAGCCTCCAGCAGGTGAAGctgaactcctcctcctcttcatcatcatcatcctacTCTGTGGAGGAGCTGGTGGGGCGGTTGGACTCTGTTCCCAGAGTCCCCTTCTGTGTTCGACTAACAGGCCGAGACAGCAGAGGAAACAAGCTGGAGAGGGTTTCCGCAGAGATGGTTCAGCCAGCTCACGTTCAGATACAGGTAACGctagagagagatgagagactTTATTGTCAACCATCTATATGTAATGCAGTGTTTCCctatataaaacatgaaaacatataaatacaagtagtgtaaataaatgtaaagtagtGCAATTAACAACTATAACAGCAGTTTTTGGGTCCCTCAggatattt
The Sebastes fasciatus isolate fSebFas1 chromosome 7, fSebFas1.pri, whole genome shotgun sequence genome window above contains:
- the LOC141771324 gene encoding sodium- and chloride-dependent GABA transporter 2-like, giving the protein MVQPAHVQIQTCPTKHKPAEVEERGHWGSKVEFLLAVAGNIVGLGNVWRFPYLCYKNGGGAFLVPYLVFVVTCGVPLFLLETTVGQYTQEGGITCWRKLCPLAEGIGYGGQLIVFYTCMTYIIILSWALFYLVFSFSSQLPWASCNNYWNTDDCVDFSTQNKTSEWTNQTNTTSAATEFWERRVLAISGGIEEIGSIRWELLLCLITVWIICYFCIWKGVRSTGKVVYFTATFPYAMLVILLIRGLSLPGALQGVQFYLLPEPSRLKDPQVWLEAGTQIFFSYSLGAGTLTVLGSYNTYNNNCYKDCLWLCLLNSGTSVVAGFAVFSVLGFMAHEQGVPIAEVAESGPGLAFIAYPQAVAMMPLPQLWSICFFVMLILLGLDTQFVSMEVMMTSITDMFPKVMRRAGRRECFLLLFCLTCFFAQLVMITEGGMYVFQMFDYYACNGGCILFLCVFETLALGWIFGADRLYGIIKDMTGVHANPFFKICWLYLTPAISLGTFICSLVKYQPLTFNRWYVYPAWAYVLGWVLALSSILLVPGWALYKLGTGTGNLSQRVHHLCRPDPDCSLTQKRETELQHIGGEDLQQLTTS